The following proteins come from a genomic window of Anguilla rostrata isolate EN2019 chromosome 17, ASM1855537v3, whole genome shotgun sequence:
- the LOC135244232 gene encoding histone H3, with product MARTKQTARKSTGGKAPRKQLATKAARKSAPATGGVKKPHRYRPGTVALREIRRYQKSTELLIRKLPFQRLVREIAQDFKTDLRFQSSAVMALQEASEAYLVGLFEDTNLCAIHAKRVTIMPKDIQLARRIRGERA from the coding sequence ATGGCTAGAACCAAGCAGACCGCTCGTAAATCTACCGGTGGTAAAGCTCCGAGGAAACAGCTCGCCACTAAGGCGGCGCGTAAGAGCGCGCCTGCTACAGGCGGCGTGAAGAAGCCTCATCGTTACAGGCCTGGTACTGTAGCTCTGCGAGAAATCCGCCGCTATCAGAAATCTACTGAACTGTTGATTCGTAAGCTGCCCTTCCAGCGCCTTGTGAGGGAGATCGCTCAGGATTTCAAGACCGATCTTCGCTTCCAAAGTTCTGCTGTAATGGCTCTGCAGGAAGCGAGCGAGGCGTATCTGGTTGGTCTGTTTGAGGACACCAATCTGTGCGCAATTCACGCCAAGAGAGTGACCATCATGCCCAAGGATATCCAGCTGGCCCGCCGCATCCGTGGAGAGCGCGCTTAA
- the LOC135244056 gene encoding histone H1-like, whose translation MTCIVGELIVKAVSASKERNGVSLAALKKALVAGGYDVEKNNSRVKVAVRSLVTKGTLLQTKGTGASGSFKLNKTQPAAKKPAKKAAPKAKKPAVAKKAVAKKPAAKKSPKKKPAAAKAKKSPKKPKKPTAVAKKAVKSPKKTKKPAAAAKKATKSPKKAKAAKPKVAKPKSVKAKKAAPKKK comes from the exons ATGACTTGTAT CGTTGGAGAGTTGATCGTGAAGGCAGTTTCTGCTTCTAAGGAGAGAAACGGAGTCTCTTTGGCTGCTTTGAAGAAGGCTTTGGTCGCCGGTGGCTATGACGTAGAGAAGAACAACTCACGTGTGAAGGTAGCGGTTAGGAGTCTGGTGACCAAGGGTACCTTGCTTCAGACTAAAGGAACCGGTGCCTCTGGCTCATTTAAACTCAACAAAACCCAGCCTGCTGCAAAGAAGCCCGCCAAGAAAGCGGCTCCTAAAGCTAAGAAGCCAGCTGTGGCCAAGAAGGCAGTAGCGAAGAAGCCTGCGGCCAAAAAGTCGCCAAAGAAGAAGCCTGCTGCAGCCAAGGCGAAGAAGAGCCCTAAGAAACCCAAGAAGCCGACAGCAGTGGCTAAAAAGGCGGTTAAGAGTCCGAAAAAAACCAAGAAgccggcagcagcagcaaagaaGGCGACCAAGAGCCCTAAGAAGGCAAAGGCGGCCAAGCCAAAAGTTGCCAAACCCAAGAGCGTCAAAGCGAAGAAAGCGGCTCCCAAGAAGAAGTGA